AGGAGAGATTTGATAAGGGCAATCGAGTTCGAATTTTTCAATTGCATAGGGAAATCGCAACGATTTCTCAAGGAACTGATTATGTTGATTCATATTTCATGAGACTGAAGGAAATGCGGTTGGCGTATGATGCTTTAGTTCCCACGCCAGGTTGTGATTATGCTAAATCAAAGGACTACATTGAACACCTTCATCGTCAAAGGCTGCTTCAATTTCTCAGTGGTCTGAATGAGACCTATGAGCAGGCAAGGAGGCAGATTCTGATGAAAACCTTTTAACCAACCTTGAACCAAGCTTATGCGTTGATAATTAAGGATGAAACCAAAGATCAAGTCCATATCCAGCCTTAGGAGCTAGAAAAGATCCTATTGCTATGCAAGTTAGACGAGGACAAGGCTACAAAGAGAAGAAGCCATTCATGAAATGTGACTACTGTAAGATGAATGGACACTTGAAAGAAAATTGCTACAAGTTGATAGGCTACCCTATAGATTTTAATGCTAAAAGGAAGGTTGTGGCCAATTGTGCAACTGGTAATGCTGGGCATGAGGAACATGCACACATGGCTGGAGGAAGAGCACATAATGATGGTCCTGCAGGAGGGCACTTCTTCACTGAGAATCAATATAGACAAATCCTGGATATGCTGAATAAAGATATCACAGTTCCACAAGTCAATATGGCAGGTATTACTAATGCACTAATGACTGATAAACCTAGTAAAGAATGGATAGTTAATTCTGGTGCGACTCATCACATAGCTGCTTCCCTAGATATACTACACTCTAAGACTGAGTTGAAAACTGGTAGAGATCAAGTTCATTTACCTACTGGTGAGAAGACAAATATATCTCACATTGGTAGTGCAATATTTCTTAAGGACATGGAGATTAAGAATATTTTATATGTTCCtgacttcaaattcaattttttatttGTGTCAAAGTTCAAAAGAACCAGTTGCTATGTTCACCTCTATCCTGACTTCTGTGTATTTTAGGACCTTTGGAGTGGCAGGGTGAGGGGAATTGGTAAGGAAAGTGGAAGCCTGTATGTGGTGAAGGATGAGCACATTGCTAGAAGTTTGAGGCAAGCATCGGTTGCAGCAGTCCAGAAACTAGAAGTAGATGGCATTCTTTGGCATAAAAGATTAGGTCACACCTCTGTTAGTACAATGAAAAATATAGACTCCTTACAACTTAAAGATCTTGATGTGAATAAAAAATTTTCTGTCTGTCCCTTAAATAAGCAAAGTAGACTAGTTTTTCTAGTAGTGTTACAAGAAGTAGTAATCCTTTAATGCTTTTACACATGGATATTTGGGGACCATACAAGTTTCCCACACATGATAGAAAACATTACTTTCTAACAGTTGTGGATGATCATTCTAGGTATACTTGGGTACATTTACTATCGTTGAAAAGTGATGTAATTGTTGTGTTACAAAAGTTTCTCTCTATGCTAAGAACACAATTTGGTGTAGCAATTAAGACTGTTAGAACTGATAATGTAGGAGAGTTTTTTAGTAAACAGTGCATTGAATTACTTGAACACTATGGTATTATACATCAAAGTAGCTGTGCATATTccccaacaaaatggggtagttgAGAGAAAATATAGACATATATTAGATACAACAATGGCCCTAAATTGCAGGCAAATGTACCAACTAAGTACTGGGGAGAATGTATTACTACTGCTGTTTACATTATAAACAGGCTGCGTTCTATCATTCTGCAAGGCAAATCACCATATGAACTCCTACATCATCAGAAGCCTTCTCTTGAGCACTTAAGAGTTTTTGGTTGCTTGTGCTATGCCACCACTATGATACATGGCAACAAGTTCTCAGCAAGAGCCAAACCTGCTATGCACCTGGGCTATTCAGACACACAAAAGGGCTACAAGCTCTTGGACCTTCCATCTAATCATTTTTTTGTGTgcaggtgtgatgacccaaaaggtcatctttaaatttaataattaattctatattctaagacctcaaaaagtactatttatcactccagacttgtgtgcgcagtccgtacaatttttgaaaattttttatgtaaaaaatagattaaaatgtgaaatagagccttaaaactcaactgagttgattttggtcaatattttgagcaaacggacccagatcaatattttgacagttttggtaggtccggatcataatttgggacttggacgtatgcccgaaatataatttggaggtgcctagctcaagttatgactatttaacggaaactagtaatttaaaggctaaagatttccaaaagtttgaccacgaatttgactttttgatatcagggtcggaatccgatttcgaaaattgaaatagccccattatattatttatgacttgtgtgccaaatttgaagtcattcggattcatttaacatatttcggcacaagttttgtaaattgaaaagtttgaaactcaaaagtttGAATCGAggtataaattataattttgatgttatttgagaccccgagtaagtccgtgttatgttacggGACTGATTGGTATAAatggacgaggtcccgaggggctcaggtgagtttcagatgagtttcagaccatttttgtaaaaattgtaggtctggttctggtgtgtcgcacctgcgcaattttggacgcaggtgcgaggtcgcttcTGTGGCTCAgccatcgcaaatgcggaaagcaccgcttctgcggctccttcaTGCGCATCTGTGCAGCCGCAAATGTGGCTCAAGCTCCGTAGATGCGGACACACGCTGGGCAAgccatttcgcagatgcgagctcgcaggtgcgagcccaggcaccgcaggtgcgaaaatgcctgggcagtgttaaaACGAAGGCTTTCgagattttttctcattttggtctttttgagctcgggtaaggcaaaTGTTTGGGCAATTTTCATGGGAAAAAAatttgggtaagtgttccttatcctatattgattatatttcatgattccatactcatttacatcatgaatccgtgaatttatggaagaaaaatcagatttttataaaatcttccaaaaatataaaatgaagatttgaaagccaatccgatgtcagaatttggtaatttttgtatggttggactcgtctcggaacgggtgttcggatttcataagtaTTTCTAagattcgagacatgggcccgactgttgatttttgagatgaatttcggatttttatccgaaaaattagcaaattcatatgaaattaattcctacgatttgtattgagtatattgaattgtttatgactagatttgaggatttcgaatacgaattcgcgaggcaaaggtttattggattcttgaatttggctgcaagcgaggtaagtgtcgtggttaaccttgacttgagggaatagaacccttaaattatttgttatgtgaaatgcatgtgtatgacgtataggcaaggttttgagtatctatacgtcgtcaaattaattatttgcataattacttaaaaaatcataaatcattttaaaacataaattaattattgtattaattgtttcactcatatcccttatcaaatattaattcttgaattcctgcaataattgtcacatgctcatttgatcattattcgtgaaattattattcatttaattattgatgaatattttggaaggtgaagtcggtattttggtattgaattgattgataagtatatatccccgcacttaaatactcttccgaatttatattatattttcatggtaaggaagagtgtaaaagcacgaagggtgtttccgtgccaattgtgagtgtaaaagcatgaagagtgttgccgtgccatttatgagtgtaaaagcacgaagggtgttgccgtgctaattgtgagtgtaaaagcacgaagggtagtgccatgccatttttatattatcaattgctcattttattgttgatacattaattggctgctaagtgacacttctcctgctgaaattattatatccttccccttcgcatgttcccgcccaatttataaattattatttattgtattattattacttcgtatttgtatatatttgtacatgttgtttatgtacgtatcttgtcatagcctcgtcactacttcgtcgaggttaggctcgatacttaccggtacatgggatcggttgtactgatactgcactttgcacttcttgtgcagatttcggagttggtcccagcggcgtactgtagatttgcccGGTTACAGCTACCagcagagacttgaggtataactgcacaacgttcgcagttctgaagtccctttctatattgtctcagctgtgtattatatttcaaacagcttgaaatttattcagacctttatttttattattctagaagctcgtgcacttgtgactccagttctgggatggtatttagacattgcTATTAATAttgattattcactacatttcagaccttacttccgcatttatttttttgttattaattaacttaaattattttaaaatggctaatattattctaacgttggcttgcctagcaagtgaaatgttaggcgccatcacggtcccgaaggtgggaatttcgggtcgtgacatcagGGATGTTGTATTCAAAGAACATCTATTCCCATTTGCTAAGTCTTCCTCATTACATCTTGTTAATGTTCATGTTAGGGGGAGTGTATCATTTGAGCATGAACCATTACAGGGACATGCTGCAGATCATACACTTGAACCATTGCAGACACCTGCTGCAGATCATGCATCTGAAGGTGAAGCTGATACAGCTGATGACTATGATGCAGTCCATGAAGCTCATGAAGATGATGAGGTTGATGCAGTTTGTGAAAATGCCCCCATTTCTCATGTTGAAGAAGGCAATGTTGTTGATGCTGTAGTATCTGAACAAACATCTGAACCTCAACAAGCTACACATGATGAGCATACAGAAAATGATCCTGCACCAGGCCAATCTCTAGATGTTGAATGCATAGATGTTGTACCTGAATATGTACCCTCAGAAATCAGAGGTCAAGAACGAAGAAGTTCTGGCAAAAGCACCAAAGAACCTATATGGTTACAAGATTATGTTACCAAGAACAAAGCACATAATGTGGCACTATATCCTATTTCAGACTATCTGTGTTATGATCAGCTTTCACAGGCCTGCAAAAGCTTTGTGGCAAAGGTCTCAGCATTCACAGAACCACAGAAGCATCAAGAGACAAGAGATGGGCTGAGGCAATGAAGAAGGAAATCAAGGCATTGGAGGACAACAGGACATGGGAAATAGTAGACTTGCCCAAGGAAAAGAACACAATTGGATCAAAATGGGTGTATAAAATAAAGTATAAAGCTAATGGAGATGTTGAAAGATTCAAGTCCAGGCTAGTAGCAAAAGTATACAACCAAAAAGAGCGGTTAGACTACCATGAGACCTTTtcaccagttgccaaaatggtaacTGTGAGGTCAGTCATTACAGTAGCAACATCAAAAGGGTGGACTATGTATCAAATGGATGTGTATAATGCATTTTTGCAGGGAGACTTATACAAAGAAGTATATATGGAAATGCCTCAAGGTTTTAGAAGACATGGGGAGACCAAGGTATGCAAGCTAGTGAAGTACTtatatggactaaagcaagcttcaAGACAATGGAACATCAAACTTAGAAAGGCACTTCTTGAAACAGGGTATAAGCAAAGTCTATATGACTATTCACTGTTTACCAAGAAGAAAGGAGCAGATTTTGTGGCTATTCTTATGTATGTGGATGATCTGCTCATCACAGGAAACAATGAGCAGTTCATTCAGGAAACTAAAGATGTTTTAAATCACAAATTCAAAGTAAAGGATTTGGGAGAACTGAAGTATTTCTTGGGAATTGAAGTTATGAGATCCAACAAAGGGATCTTACTAAACCAAAGGAAGTATGCCTTGCAATTGATTTTTGATATGGGCTTAGGAGCTACTAAACATGTGGCCACTCCAATAGATATGAATCAAAAGTTCACTTCAGCAGAATTTGATGCATATGTTGGGGTATCTGGAGAAGAATTGATAAAGGATGCTGCAATTTATCAAAGATTGATTGGAAGATTAATATATCTGACTATCACAAGGCCATATATAATATTTGATGTGCAAACACTTAGTCAATTTATGCATTCACCCAAGCAATCTCACAGGGAAGCAACAATAAGAGTTGTAAGATATATCAAATTGAATCCAGTAATGGGCATTCTACTGAGCAGTAAAAGTGCAAACAGTCTGACTTGCTTTTGTGATGCAGACTGGGCTGCATGTCCTAATACCAGAAGGTCAGTAACTGATTTCCTTGTGAAGTTTGGGGAATCATTGGTGTCATGGAAATCTAAGAAGCATCAGATAGTGTCTAAAAGCTCAGCATAAGCAGAATATAGAAGTCTTGCAACGGCTACTGCTGAAGTAGTTTGGCTACTTGGGTTGTTTACAGAGCTTGGCATTTCAATTGAACAACTTGTGAGTGTATTTTGTAACAGTAAGGCAGCCCTACAGATTGCAGCCAATCCTATATTTCAtgaaaggtgtcacgacccaatttttcctccatttaggtatcgtgatggcacctagtcttagggactaggtaagcctaacaataattaaaacaacattattaaatagaatctcttaaaatttccaaaaccggtagtacaagtcataagttctacagagtgtttgctagaaaacttttAAATATAACTgtctagaaataagaataaacagtgcaaaacgaaaagttgaaggtgactccgaagcctgcgaacgcagcggcAGGTTTACCTTAAGTCTCCGCAGCAACAGTCCAcgcagctagctaacgaacaattacctggatctgcacaaaataaaatgtgcagaagagtagcatgagcataccacagcggtgcccagtaagtatcaagactaacctcggtgggatagtgacgaggaacagttaagacactcactggtctaataaactaaacaggtacaagtatatgagcagcagaagtatgatgtctacataaagactatgcaatatggctcacagtaCAGTAATGGTAATAAGGAAGAAAACAACCACTGTCAGcgaaatatcatgaaaatgacataGAAAAATGAATGGAACTCAACCTAAATCCAGAATCACAAATACaccaaggacaagtaataacgcagcaactacaaccgcttttacatcaggttttagccaACAActtcacgaggtaccgaacctcagacAATTTACaagtcacgggtctcaatacctgaaccctaacacttggcatcatgtgccctcataacacctcataaccgcactgacgactcacgtgccaatagagccattctcacatagaaggcaagtaaacaagggtgagcatctatgctcaacaatatcaagaacacctcttatccgataagagtgcttaactacgtgtatgcttgtgcaagtgtcctacctagtccatatcagcaaataagcataagaaaaaaagaacggacatcacgtagaatattttctcacagctttcacaagataaagctcacacaggtatgtATACCAcatcacaaatatcaacaacaagaatgcccccaggccacaaatcatcacaaatcaatccctcacacaacccaccttgtctcgccacgtgtgcaatagtaacataaatgcccgccttgtctcgtcacacgtgcataataatattcccaccttgtctcgccacatgcgcaaccccccctccaacacacacacacacacacacacacacacacacacacacacacacacacacacacacacacacacacacatatatatatatatatatatatatatatatatatatatatatatatatatatatatatatatatatatatatatatcccgccttgtcatgccACATCTACAAATATCaatggtaacaatagcacggcagaaacctcgtgcaatcccataataacaaccgcatggcagaaacctcgtgcatcacaacaataacaagtacaacagcaataatgacaataatacaaagtacgacaagtaaatcaattcaagaactttaattcacaaagaaacggtagaatcaattcataaggaataacgacagtaaagaatgctaggcgaaaagagaacagctcaacagagggaaaactaatgtgtagcaacgatcccacaatatacacttcaacaacagggaagctaacacgaatcaaataat
This DNA window, taken from Nicotiana tabacum cultivar K326 chromosome 15, ASM71507v2, whole genome shotgun sequence, encodes the following:
- the LOC142169849 gene encoding uncharacterized protein LOC142169849; this translates as MVDEKIDHTHPLFLHPSDTPSSVLIPIQLTGSENYGLWRRTIRIALQVKRKLGGIAYASDVHLVWEDLKERFDKGNRVRIFQLHREIATISQGTDYVDSYFMRLKEMRLAYDALVPTPGCDYAKSKDYIEHLHRQRLLQFLSGLNETYEQARRQILMKTF
- the LOC142169850 gene encoding uncharacterized protein LOC142169850 produces the protein MQVRRGQGYKEKKPFMKCDYCKMNGHLKENCYKLIGYPIDFNAKRKVVANCATGNAGHEEHAHMAGGRAHNDGPAGGHFFTENQYRQILDMLNKDITVPQVNMAGITNALMTDKPSKEWIVNSGATHHIAASLDILHSKTELKTGRDQVHLPTGEKTNISHIGSAIFLKDMEIKNILYDLWSGRVRGIGKESGSLYVVKDEHIARSLRQASVAAVQKLEVDGILWHKRLGHTSANVPTKYWGECITTAVYIINRLRSIILQGKSPYELLHHQKPSLEHLRVFGCLCYATTMIHGNKFSARAKPAMHLGYSDTQKGYKLLDLPSNHFFVCRGSVSFEHEPLQGHAADHTLEPLQTPAADHASEGEADTADDYDAVHEAHEDDEVDAVCENAPISHVEEGNVVDAVVSEQTSEPQQATHDEHTENDPAPGQSLDVECIDVVPEYVPSEIRGQERRSSGKSTKEPIWLQDYVTKNKAHNVALYPISDYLCYDQLSQACKSFVAKVSAFTEPQKHQETRDGLRQ